From Abditibacteriota bacterium:
GGTTCGTGAGAAAATACGCCGCCTTTCGCAATCTGGCCGAAGGCTATCGGGAAACAGGCGAATAGGCCGGACGAGCTGCGGATGCCCTGCAAAGCCACAGGCTTTGCAGGGCATCCCGACGTTTGGGGGAGGGCCTTATGCCGCGGCGGACAGCAGGGTCATCCCGCCGCAGGGGCGACGGGGAGCGCCACGACCTGCCGCGGGAGGATGCAGCCTGTCAAAAGTCCCAGCCCAGCTGCTTCTGGCCGCATTTGAAGAGGGTCCGGTTGATGTCAAAGATGTTGTAGTTGCCGCTGGTGATGCACAGCTTTATCACGTTGTCCCGCACGTCGCCCGGGGCGAAGGTCCAGCCGCCTACTTTGAGAAAGGCGGCCGTTTCCTCAAGGTCCAGGCGCAGGCCGATGGCCAGGGCGAGGGTGATGTTTTTGGTAGGCTTTCTCGTCCCGCAGATGAGCTTGGAAAAGGTCTGTCTGGTGATATTGGCCTTGTTGTACACGTCGGCGTTCTTTTCGAACCCCTTTTGTCTCATCAGTTCGTACAGATAGTCCACGTAATCGGCGCCGGGGGCGTGGGTGATGCGGTCGATATATATGGCCCGCAGGTCCTTGTCGTCTCCGCTGAGGATCCTCAGGACCTCCCCGGGGTCTTCGAACTCCTCTGCGGGAGCTGCCGGCGCGGGAGCCCGGAGGAGCCGTCTGCCGTTCATGCTCGGCAGCCCGTCATCCTGTCTCGCGGGGGCTGCGGCGCAGGGGAGGTCTTCCGCAAGCATGTCGGCAGCCGGGGCTTCAGCCTCCCACAGGTCGGTCTCGTTCGGGGCTTCTGCCTCAAGCCGGGCATTTTCTTCAAGGCAGCTGCCGGCCTTCCGTAAGAAAAGGGGCAGGTTAAACCTGGTCTCCTCGGATACCCGGCTCACCCGGCTGCGGTCGATGAAGGTGAGTATCACGTAGAGGTCCGAATCTTTTTCCGCAAGAAAGCGGCTGATGGTCCGGACGGCTATCTCCAATGCTGCCTGCGGGGGGAAGCCGAAGGCTCCGGCGGATATGAGGGGAAAGGCTATGGACCGGACGTCATTCTCCAGAGCCAGCTCCAGCGCCGAGACGTATGTCTGCGAGAGCAGCTCCTCTTCGTGACTGCCGCCGCCTTTCCACACGGGGCCCACGGCATGGATGATGTATCTGGCCTTTGTCTTGTAGCCATTGGTGATGACCGCGCAGCCTGTTTTTACAAGGCCGATCTTTTTGCAGGCCTTGCTCAGCTCCGGCCCGGCCTGTTTGAATATGGCGTTGCTGACTCCTCCGCCTGGGTGCAGAGTGCTGTTGGCAGCGTTGACGATGGCGTCGGCGGATAGCCTGGTGATGTCTGCATGAACGATCTTCAGCGGCATAAGAGGTCTCCTTTGTTTATAGTCAGTATTATTATAGCACCCGGAACGCCGAAATGAAACAAATATTCGAAAAAACCTTGCCCCGGCAGCGCTTTATCGCCGGCCTGGGTTTGTGATATAATATATTAGAAGTCGCGGCGGCGGACGCCGCAGACACAAAACTTTGACTGAGGTGCGGTCTGTGACAGACATAGGACAGATACTTCGCGAAAAGCGGGAGGCCAGAGGCCTTTCCGCAGAAGAAGCAGAGGCGGAGACCCGGCTGGCTGCCGACTCCATCAGGGCTGTGGAGGACAACCGGTTTGACGAATTCAAAAACAAGGTGTACGCCAGAGCCTTTGTGAGAGACTACGCCAACTTTCTTGCCGTGGACCCCAAGCCTCTTCTGGACAGGCTGGATGAGATATACGCTCCGCCGCAGGAAGCTGCGGAGGAGCGGGAGGAGGGCGCTCGCGAAGAGTATCCCGAACCCCTGCCCGAAAAGAGCGCTCCCGGGCTTGACCGGGTGGTGATCAGCTTTGCCGTATTTCTCCTGCTTGCATTGATATGCTACGGAGTGTCCAGATACACCCGGCAGTCCCCGACGGCTCCCGCTCCGGAGCCCGGCAGCCCTGCCGTGACGGCGGTTCAGCCCGAGCCTGCGGTCCCGGCGCAGCCGGAGCCTGTGAAAAAATACGCGGAGGGTGTGTCCGTGTCGGTGAAGACCTTTGCCTGGTATCCCGCTACTCAGCTGAGGATAGTGGTGGACGGCGTGGTGAAATACAATCAGTCCACCGGTCCCGCGTCGTGTCTGGAATACACGGGCAAGACCTACGTGAAGATATACACGGACAACAGCGATCACATACAGATCAGGGTAAACGGCAGGCTGGAGGACAGCATGGGCGCTCCGGGCAAGCCGGTGACCAAATATTATCAGGTCAATACTCCCGAGACCAGGCCTGCGGAATAAGCCGCCGGGCAGCGCGGGAGCGGAGATAACCACATTTTTGCATAGTGAGGTATACTATGATTTACAGAGAGTACGGAAACACGGGTATCCGGCTGTCACAGCTGGGCTTTGGCGCCATGAGGCTGCCCAACGACGATGAAGAGGCCGTGAGCATCATGCGCGCTGCCGTGGACGGCGGGGTCAACTATCTGGATACGGCCTTTGGCTACGGCGAAAGCGAGAGGAGAGTGGGGCTGGCCCTGCAGGACGGCTACAGGGACAGGGTGTATCTTTCTACCAAGAATCCTCTCCCGGACATGAGCCTTGACGGCTGGAAGCAGCGCCTGGAAGAGTCGCTGCGCAGGCTGCAGACGGACCACATAGATTTTTACAACGTGATCCATTCCATGAGCTATGACGCCTGCGAGAACTTTTTGGTGAAGAACAAGGCTCTGGATATGATCCTGGACTACAAGCGGCAGGGCGTCATACGCCATATAGTCTATTCCACCCACGACACTCCCGACAACGTGAAGAAATGCATCGACACGGGCTTTTTTGAGGGTATGACCATACAGTACAACCTTCTCAACAGGAGCTACGCCGACGCCATAGCCTATGCTCACGAAAAGGGCATGGGAGTCGTCATCATGGGGCCGGTGGGCGGCGGCATGCTGGGAGCGGCCAACAGCACCTTCAAGAACAAGCTGGGCAAGAGCTATGCGTCCACCCCCGAGCTGGCCATTCGCTTTGTGCTGGCCAATCCCAACGTGACTGTGGCCCTGTCCGGCATGGGCAATATGGCCATGGTGGAGGAAAATCTGCGGACCGCCTCCAACCCGGACCCTCTTTCGGAGGAGGAGCTGAAAGCGGTGGATACGGCAGTGGAAGAGCTGAGGGCTCTGGAAAAGCTGTATTGCACGGGCTGCAGATACTGCATGCCCTGTCCCAACGGGGTGGATATCCCGGGCAACTTTGCCAACTTCAACCGCTACCGGGTCTATGGAGCCCTGCAGCAGGCCAGGCAGCATTACGGATGGATGAAGCGCAAGGACGACAACAAGCAGGACAGCTCGGCCGGCGCCTGCATACAGTGCGGAGCCTGCATGAGCAAATGTCCTCAGAAGATAGACATCATCAGCCAGCTGCAGGAGGTCCAAAAGACTCTGGATCAGGCGTAAATACGGGACCCGAAAAAAACGGCAGACTCGCGTCTGCCGCTCTTTTTTTGCGTCAGAAGGCCGCAGCCGTCAGGTCTATACAGACGTGGCAGCCCTTCAGGAGCCCCGACACCTGCGCCACGGTGTAGACGGGCCTGGTCTCGCCCAGCGCCCGGGCAAGGGCAGCGTCCACTTTGTCGAAGTCTCCCAGGTCCGTGAGGAAGATATTGACTCTGAGCACGTTGGACCAGCTGGTAAAGGCGTGGTTGAGACACTCGGTAAGGTTGGCAATGACGAGCTCTATCTCTCCGTCAAGGCTGCCCGAGGGCTCCTGAGTGACCGGGTCTATCCCCATAGTCCCACCCACGTATATCACGCTGTCTATGACGGTCTGGGAGGAATGGCCACAGCTCTTGTGGCTCTTTTTGGTAAAGCTGGTTTTGATCATAAAAAGACTCCTATTTTCTCATCATCAGTATCATTGATTGGAGCAGGTTGAAGGTGACCAGGGACGTATAGACCACCACGATGATGGCCACGGCTCTTTCCCACTTGCTCTGCACGTCGCGAAACTCCTGCTCGTCTCTGAAGCGGCGGGTCTTTCTGGCGGCGGCTTTGCCCCTGAACAGCATATAGATGCCCAGCCAGCAGGCTGCCAGAACAAATATGACATAGAGCAGGATCCCGACGGTAAAGTCCGAGAGGGCGTAGTCTTCGTGAGTCACTGCCCTAAACACAAAGACGATAAGAAAGAACGCCGACAGTATCCAGCAGCCCAGACATGCCCAGCCCTGCCACAGCCTGTGGCTGATGCCCCAGAAGGGAGCCAAAAACAGACCGGGCCAATTCAGACCGTCCGTGTCGGCAAACAGTTCGGGAAACAGGACGCCTGCCGCAGACCGGGAGCCGTCCTCGCATATGATGACGCTGCCGGCAGTGACGCTGCCCTCCCGGACCCAGGCTGCCAGAGTCTCCCTGCTGCAGGGGCCATAGACCGCGCCGTCGGCGCCTAAAACGCTGTAGCTCATGTGGTCACCTCTGTAGATTATTCAATTACATTATACCCGAACCGCGAAAAAAAATAAACCGCGCCGCCTGCTCCGGGTGGACAACAGTAAAAGCTGAGTAAATACAGCGCCAAAAGACTGTGGCGTGCCAAACGTTTGCAGCATCGGAAACCGGCTCCCCGCTCAACCTGTGTTGAGCGGGGAGCCGCGCTGTTCGGGGCTCGCCCCGTTACGGCCCCGGGCGGCAAAAAAACTGCGGATATTTTGTGATTTTTTCTGAAAACCGTTGACTTGCCTCCCGAAATGGTATATAATGAAGAAAACAGGCTGAAAAACAAGTTGGATACAAGTCTGTCTCAGCCTGTATCTCAAATCAAAAGGAGAAAGCAGTCATGAAAAAAGGTTTTACTCTCATTGAGCTGTTGGTGGTCATCGCTATCATCGCCATTCTGGCAGCCATACTCTTCCCCGTCTTTGCTCAGGCGAGAGAAAAGGCGCGCCAGACCCAGTGTCTCTCGAACATCAAGCAGATCGGCACTGCAGGCCAGATGTATATGCAGGACTGGGACGAGGGCCTCATCCCCTACAACGGCGCCAACTACAACTTCGCCGACGTCATGAATCCATACGTCAAGAACTGGCGCATGTTCTACTGCCCTTCGGCTCCCTGGAAGCCCACCCCCGACAACCACGCCTTCTGGGCCGTGAACTACGGCATCAACAACTGGATGGGTCTCTATCTGGACGGCAACGGCAACGCCGCCGATCCTCTGAGGACTCTGGGACAGATCAACAAACCCTCCGAGATCCTCATGTACGGCGACAGCGGTCTCTTCTGGATGAGCGGCTGGGGCATCCTGTATCCCGCCACCTCCGGCGGCTGCTATCTGCCCGGCTCCAAGGGCAGCCCCGACCTGATAGATACCACGCTGGCTCCTCCCGTCAGCCAGGCTACCGGCGACTTTGCCAACGGACGGCACAACGGCGGCGTGAACATGTGCTACTGGGACGGCCACGCCAAATTTATCAAGTCCTACGAGCTGGTGCGGCAGGCGAGACAGGAATGGAACGCCTGGGGAGGCATCGAGGGACCCTTTGGCCTCAAGTATTATCTGGACAATCAATAAAGCGACTGCGGGGCCCGGCCCCGCTTTTTTTTTGCGCCGGCTGCCCGTATGCTGTATAATGATAGCGGGAGTCAACGGATATGAAGCTTTGGATGATCCTTTTCACACTGATCTGCGCCCTGTCCGCCGGCGCTGCGGTGGACGGCTGGACCCCGTCCGGCTCTGCGGAGATCGCAGACGGCCGGGCCGTCCTGACCAACAGCCGGCAGCGGCCCTTTGCGGCTCTGGAACGGACCGTGGCCATAGACGACGAATACGTCAGGGCCTACAGGCTCACCGGAGTCTTTGAGGCGGACGCGGGGGACAGGGGAGACCTGTGGCTCTATTGCGACATATATTACAAAGACGGCACCCACACCTGGGGCCCTTACGTGACAGTGGACAGACAGGGCTCCTGTGTCAGGAGCCTGGACATCATACCCACCAGACCGGTCAGAAACCTGTATCTCCTGGCGCTCTTCCGGGATTCGGAGGGGTCCGTGACCGTCAGGGACCTGTCCCTGAAGGAACTGTCTGCCGGGCCGGAACGTTTTGGCTGCCGGCGCGAGGGCAGCATGCTGAAGGTGTGGTGCAGGACTCCGTATCCCTGCCGGATGGCTCTTCGCCGGGAGGGCAGGGAATACGTTTCCGACGGCACAGAGCACGCCTTTCTGCTGCCCGGAAGCCGGGCTGAGGTGCTGGTGAACGGCAGGAGCCTGGGCTCAAGGACCTTTGCGCCCTCCCGGGGGCTCAGACTGTGGACGGAGGACAGCTTCGCCCGGGTCTTCCCCGATACTCCGGAGGGGAAGGGCAGGCCCTGTCTCCGCGCTCCCCGGGGAGGGAGAGTCTCCTTTCAGCTGTGCGCAAGGAGCGACAGGGCCGAGAACCTGGTCCTTTTGTCTTCCGACGCGGTCTCCGACAGAGGCCGGATAAGCCGTTCCAACGTGTCTCTCAGAGCCGTGCGGTACAACCTGCTCTCACGGCCGGAGAACATGGAGCTCAGGGACGGAGAGCACCTCATCGCCATGGAAAAGCCTCTGGAGGGTCCTTTGCCCGGCTTGTGGGGAGACGCGCTCACACCGGTATCCTCGGCGTCCCTGGCGCCGGACAGGACCGCGGCCTTTTGGGTGACTGTGAAGGTCCCCCGGGACGCCCTGCCGGGAGAATATTCCGGCAGCATCAAGGCGGGAGGCAGGACTGTGTCCTACCGGCTCAGGGTCTATTCCGTCCTGCTGCCGGAGAAGACGGGGCTCAGGACCAGCTTTTCCTTTGTGGAAAGGTGGGCCCGGAAGCTCCAGGGGGACAGCTATTCCTACAGAAAGGCCCGGGCGTTTCTGGAGGAATACGGGCTGGACTGTCACGATATAGGAGATTGCGGCGCGGGGGCGGCGCTGAGACCTCACACGGGGGTCTTTCCGCTGACCAATGCCGCCGAGGAGGAAAACGGCGCCTATACCCTCTGGAACAGCCCCGAGCGCTACGGCCCCCGGTTTGAGGAGGCCTTTGCCGAAAGGATAGCCGGAGCGTATTCCTATCTGCAAAAGCAGGGGGCTCTGGACAGGGCCTACGTGTACGGCTTTGACGAACGGGGCAGCGACTATTATCCCGCCATGACAAGCCTGTTCGGCATGATACACCGGCGTTTTCCCGGTCTGAAGACCCTCTCCACTGCCGTCTTGCCCCCGGAGGTATGTCCCTATGATATGGGCATAGACGCCTGCGTGGCCATTGACCCGGACCGGGAGCAGCAGCAAAAGCAGAAGGCAGCCGGGGGCGAATACTGGTGGTATGTGTGCGGCGCCGGCAGGTTTGCCGTGGAAAACACCCTGCTCTCCGACCGGCTCCTTTTCTGGCAGCTGAAGGCTATGGGGCTGGACGGCTTTTTGTATTGGGCTCTGGACTTCTGGGACAAGGAGGACAACGCGGTCCTGCCGCCCGGAGGAGGCGACATCCTGTTTGATATATCCGGAGGCTTTTGCCACGGCGACGGCAGGCTCATATATCCCGCCGAAGGAGGCGGATACTATTCATCGCCCCGTTTTGAGCAGATAGCCGAAGGGCTGGAGGACTACAGGCTGCTGGAGCTCTACGAAGACAAATACGGCCCGGGCAGCGCGGACGCTCTGACAGGGCTCGTGTGCAGGGGGACAAAGGAGACCGCGGAGGATCCGCGGACGTGGGACGAGGCGCGCAAAGCGCTGCTGGAAGGCTTGGAGAAACGATGAAAGACGCAAAATACGAGCTTCTCACCGAGGAGCTGCGGCGCAGGATACGGGAGGGCTCTCTGAGGCCCGGGGACATGCTCATGTCCCGCTCTCAGATGGAAAAGCACTACTCTGTGTCCGCCACCACCATCAACAGGGCTCTGGACGCTCTTGAAAGCGAAGGGCTCATAGACCGGCGAAAGGGCAGAGGCTGCTTTGTGGCGGAATACACGGGCACCGACAAGATCGCCGTCATATGCCCTCTGTCGGTGAAGCCCAACAAGACGGATATATCCCCCTTTATGGTCAACGCCATCGCGGTGGCCCTGAAGGACACGGGCTTCGTGCCCCTGCTCTTTGACTCGGAGAGCGTCTGCCGGAGCTTTGACGCGGCGCTGGAGCAAAAGGCTGCGGGGATACTGCTGAACGTCTATGACCGGGCCTCTCTTCAAAGCCGGGTGGCCCGGGCGGAGAGCATGGGCCTGCCGGTGGTGTTCCTGGACAAAAAGGGCCCGGGAGGCGGCTTTGTGGGCACGGATCACTACCGGGGCGCCCTGAAGGGGGTGGAAAAAGCCCTGGCGCTGGGCTACGACAGGATATATCACTTTTTTGAA
This genomic window contains:
- a CDS encoding macro domain-containing protein is translated as MPLKIVHADITRLSADAIVNAANSTLHPGGGVSNAIFKQAGPELSKACKKIGLVKTGCAVITNGYKTKARYIIHAVGPVWKGGGSHEEELLSQTYVSALELALENDVRSIAFPLISAGAFGFPPQAALEIAVRTISRFLAEKDSDLYVILTFIDRSRVSRVSEETRFNLPLFLRKAGSCLEENARLEAEAPNETDLWEAEAPAADMLAEDLPCAAAPARQDDGLPSMNGRRLLRAPAPAAPAEEFEDPGEVLRILSGDDKDLRAIYIDRITHAPGADYVDYLYELMRQKGFEKNADVYNKANITRQTFSKLICGTRKPTKNITLALAIGLRLDLEETAAFLKVGGWTFAPGDVRDNVIKLCITSGNYNIFDINRTLFKCGQKQLGWDF
- a CDS encoding helix-turn-helix domain-containing protein, translating into MTDIGQILREKREARGLSAEEAEAETRLAADSIRAVEDNRFDEFKNKVYARAFVRDYANFLAVDPKPLLDRLDEIYAPPQEAAEEREEGAREEYPEPLPEKSAPGLDRVVISFAVFLLLALICYGVSRYTRQSPTAPAPEPGSPAVTAVQPEPAVPAQPEPVKKYAEGVSVSVKTFAWYPATQLRIVVDGVVKYNQSTGPASCLEYTGKTYVKIYTDNSDHIQIRVNGRLEDSMGAPGKPVTKYYQVNTPETRPAE
- a CDS encoding aldo/keto reductase, with amino-acid sequence MIYREYGNTGIRLSQLGFGAMRLPNDDEEAVSIMRAAVDGGVNYLDTAFGYGESERRVGLALQDGYRDRVYLSTKNPLPDMSLDGWKQRLEESLRRLQTDHIDFYNVIHSMSYDACENFLVKNKALDMILDYKRQGVIRHIVYSTHDTPDNVKKCIDTGFFEGMTIQYNLLNRSYADAIAYAHEKGMGVVIMGPVGGGMLGAANSTFKNKLGKSYASTPELAIRFVLANPNVTVALSGMGNMAMVEENLRTASNPDPLSEEELKAVDTAVEELRALEKLYCTGCRYCMPCPNGVDIPGNFANFNRYRVYGALQQARQHYGWMKRKDDNKQDSSAGACIQCGACMSKCPQKIDIISQLQEVQKTLDQA
- a CDS encoding RidA family protein; the encoded protein is MIKTSFTKKSHKSCGHSSQTVIDSVIYVGGTMGIDPVTQEPSGSLDGEIELVIANLTECLNHAFTSWSNVLRVNIFLTDLGDFDKVDAALARALGETRPVYTVAQVSGLLKGCHVCIDLTAAAF
- a CDS encoding DUF1559 domain-containing protein, producing the protein MKKGFTLIELLVVIAIIAILAAILFPVFAQAREKARQTQCLSNIKQIGTAGQMYMQDWDEGLIPYNGANYNFADVMNPYVKNWRMFYCPSAPWKPTPDNHAFWAVNYGINNWMGLYLDGNGNAADPLRTLGQINKPSEILMYGDSGLFWMSGWGILYPATSGGCYLPGSKGSPDLIDTTLAPPVSQATGDFANGRHNGGVNMCYWDGHAKFIKSYELVRQARQEWNAWGGIEGPFGLKYYLDNQ
- a CDS encoding DUF4091 domain-containing protein; the protein is MKLWMILFTLICALSAGAAVDGWTPSGSAEIADGRAVLTNSRQRPFAALERTVAIDDEYVRAYRLTGVFEADAGDRGDLWLYCDIYYKDGTHTWGPYVTVDRQGSCVRSLDIIPTRPVRNLYLLALFRDSEGSVTVRDLSLKELSAGPERFGCRREGSMLKVWCRTPYPCRMALRREGREYVSDGTEHAFLLPGSRAEVLVNGRSLGSRTFAPSRGLRLWTEDSFARVFPDTPEGKGRPCLRAPRGGRVSFQLCARSDRAENLVLLSSDAVSDRGRISRSNVSLRAVRYNLLSRPENMELRDGEHLIAMEKPLEGPLPGLWGDALTPVSSASLAPDRTAAFWVTVKVPRDALPGEYSGSIKAGGRTVSYRLRVYSVLLPEKTGLRTSFSFVERWARKLQGDSYSYRKARAFLEEYGLDCHDIGDCGAGAALRPHTGVFPLTNAAEEENGAYTLWNSPERYGPRFEEAFAERIAGAYSYLQKQGALDRAYVYGFDERGSDYYPAMTSLFGMIHRRFPGLKTLSTAVLPPEVCPYDMGIDACVAIDPDREQQQKQKAAGGEYWWYVCGAGRFAVENTLLSDRLLFWQLKAMGLDGFLYWALDFWDKEDNAVLPPGGGDILFDISGGFCHGDGRLIYPAEGGGYYSSPRFEQIAEGLEDYRLLELYEDKYGPGSADALTGLVCRGTKETAEDPRTWDEARKALLEGLEKR
- a CDS encoding GntR family transcriptional regulator, with protein sequence MKDAKYELLTEELRRRIREGSLRPGDMLMSRSQMEKHYSVSATTINRALDALESEGLIDRRKGRGCFVAEYTGTDKIAVICPLSVKPNKTDISPFMVNAIAVALKDTGFVPLLFDSESVCRSFDAALEQKAAGILLNVYDRASLQSRVARAESMGLPVVFLDKKGPGGGFVGTDHYRGALKGVEKALALGYDRIYHFFENTDVSSVVERKLGYAHAMTLANLNTRLIPVDTSGEDYIARFYEAMTENKGILHEKCAIFTTNGDGMTGVWRAVREIAPREYPALISFDDPDIVLPAGAPFVNIVQDLQAIGAEAVGMLLTRITKGAGPYEKRISPEIRVVTGGRQ